GTTCTTTATGTTATAgatagagtactttctttttcatttcaaccaaatgagtattttcttttcatgatgtaaaaaagaattttctttcatttcaacaaaaaaaatatttttttttcatgatgtagaaaaagtattttctttcatttcaacaaaatgatatagtaaagagtattttctttcctttcgacaaaatgagtactttctttttatattgtggaaagagtactttctttttcaacaaagaaaagtattttctttttagttatggaaCACAAATTTCAACATTAATTATTTTTGCGTGAAAAAATAAAGCAACACATTAGTTTTTTCGGTTTGTGtaaattttaaaagaataattaaattctttaagaaaatagaatcctaaaAACATTGGGTATCTCTGTGTGTgtgggggaggggaggggggaggaggaggaggggagcacatgaaacactagaaaatattggGGGAAGGAgggtgaggagagtagcataaaaaattatttttctaaaagaaaattgtctactctctaaccaaacactagaaaaaaaatttcactcaccaaccaaacaaaggaaaataaatgaaaaaatcactcatttttcaagaaaatattttaatgGAAAACATTTCCTTCGTAACAAACACACCCTTAGTGGAAAAACaccaataaagaaaaaaaacatttagcatttTCATTTCTAGATATTAATTTTAGAGAGATCACTTAAAATTAACTTGAAATTTCATCATCTTATTTTTATTTCATCGgtatcttttctcctttctcaaaaAAAACATTAACATATTCACACGTAAAACTAGCTTCCATCCTATTAGagataaagagaaaaaagatGTAATCAAATATGTGATGATAGATATTATACTAATTGATACTGGATACACACGCAGCATGCACAGAAACTAGTTATTTAAAAACGTGTGAAGagtttctttataaaaatatcttttttgATCAAATCTAGTCATCTTTAGATATAAAAGGCAAATGGACATGGACAAGGAACTGAGGAAGCGcattttaatttttctaatttgtCGATTCTTTATAATGTATCTGAATAAAGAAAATATGGAGTAACTGTTTTTTACAGGAGTAGACATAAGTTTAATAAAGAACCCGAAATAGAATTAATTTTTTGTATACAAGAGTAATGAATCATTGGGAAGCTACACTGGCGTTGGCCTTATCGTAgctagaaagaagaaagaaacaatTAAACTGGAGCTAAGCTTCTACCTAGATACTACTCCTATTTTTCTAACTAACTTAGGCTGTTAGATATAACACCTTCACGTTGGAGAGATTCAATCCCTATTATGATTTCTTTAACTGGTGCCGATGTACTAGTAACAGAAGTGCCTCCGTTTACAATTTTTTGGCAAGTTTCAATAAGGCAGTGCCTACAAGTAGGACAAGAAGAGTGGGAATTCAGCCATTTATCAATACACTTGACGTGGAAGCCATGGTTGCACTTAGGCAGAACCTTAACTTTTTCTCCAACTCCAAATTCTGATAAGCAAATTACACACTCAGAGTCAATCCCTGGATGTTTCAATTCAGTAGTATAGGTTAAAACTGGGAATGTGTTGAGGGCTTTTTTCTTGATCCCTGTATTGGCTAGCTTTGCTACAGAAGGGTTTGTATGGTTTGAGGATGAGTCTGCCAATACTCGGTTAGCGCATCTCAATGCACACTTTATTAGGCAGTTCACTATAAGTGAACAAATTATGGAACATATAAGTACAGACAATACCATCACAACATTTGCATCAAATGATGGTTGATCGGTTGTGTCGTGACTGATTCTGGTTGCCGGAGGCGGCGCCACGGTGGTATCGGGGCGGTATTGTTGCAATGTAGTTGGTATTAGAAGTAGTCTTCTTGAGTAGTGGAAGTTTTCCATTAATTCTTAATTGAATATAGTGGAAGTAGTTGCCATGTATTTTTGGTTGAGAGAATGTGTGTTTTCTTTGTATATATGTTGGTGTTGAATAAATTGAAGTCTCCCCTTTGTATATATCTTAATATGAAagtatattatattttatttgagAGTTCTAAGCCATTATTATAAACAATTGCTAAGTCGACCAGCCCGGGTATCTTTTAGAAGTAGCAATTTTCCTCTTTGGAAAGGAAAATGCTTTAAGCTAATGGGCTATCCACTCAAGATGGAGCCAGCCCCACTTTCATTGCCGACTGCCGAGTAGGCTGCCACGTGGATATGGGCATTATCGTGAATCAAATCTCCAAATATATCATTTGACAATTATCTTTATGAATTATAAATTATGTGTGTCGAAGTGTCTTTTCCCATCTCCATTTCATCTCATTGTCTTTGACTTTTCCAATATACTCCCTCCTCAATTTAGGTGAACACATTTAATTGgatacagagtttaagaaaatgGAGAAAACTTTTGAATTTGTAGTGTAAAATGAGACAcgtattttgtgtggctataaattattttaaaaaggtaaattgtttccaaataaggaaatgtttcacttttttttttgcacggacaaaaaaaaaaaaggttcacACAAATTGAAATATAGGGAGTATCATTTGACAATTATCTTAAAGACCACCATAAATTCTTATGTGGTGGAACAATTGTAACTAGccgtttgaccatagattttgtcaaaataaacttgaattttatttgacAAACACATATTTGATCATAgattttgcctatattttggccaaatctcaaatcccaaatagCTGATTTTGgccaaaatattactattatattttttaaaaattaccccaaacttttgtattttataaaagagcccacaatctattattttgtaacgatattgtttcgtcttctcggtcatctgatagtgtatcatgtagttcattataaaatgataattttgtaataaatttatttatattcaggattatggtttgcgataatataatgaatgttattgataatggtactgttgggtatttgtgataatttttagaacttgtgggtataagtcatgttttatgtttttctaaaccaaacttcacccataACAGatatccaaacacattttcatcttcaaaccaaacttcatcctaatcagattttttaaaataaatttaaaaatttatggccaaacgctagctaaatgTCATGCGCATAAACATGAGTTGGTAACTAAACATGAGTTGGTAACTTGGAAAAGAAATTGACTAACTTGTTGGTATAAGACAAAGCAGTAGGTAACACACAAATACACAAACCTTAAAAATCATTTGATATTTACCTTAGCTACATATTCGATGTCAAATTGTAGTAGCTCCTCCCTTCACTTTTTACCCGTATTCACTATCTTTATAATACTACTAGACTAGATAAAGGAGAACTGAAGGTGGtcaaaaaaagaaacaaattgaCCAAGTTTTTATGACTATATTCTATGTGCACGTATTACATACATGATTGGCAAGGAGAAATCAGTGTCTGTCATTATTATTTCAAGTCGATTGAGATTGAACTGAATAATAATACGGAAAATGATACCAAAAGGTATAAAAAGTACTACTTGAGTCTTGTAAATATAAATTTGTAAATCATATATTGGCTATCTTATGCTACGTGTgctttagctttttctttttttttctgaaacTATGAGTGCTTTCATATAAATTCTAGATTATGACCAAATCTTCCGTTAGGCATTTTTAAGCATGGGACGAATGTTTAACTGATTCAATTGAATTCATAATTTTTGATGTggggtaaaaatttattaaaattataaaaatagtagatatgaatcTCTAACTTTAacaatataatgggttcaattcATAACTTTAACTTGAAAGTTGAGGCCATAAGATTTAAATTCGGGATCCACTCTTCTTTTAAGCTCGTCTATTAAGTATACTAGTTCAAGTTGTTTGAGATTTCACCTGATAAAGGTTCACATATTTGCTTTTTTGTTAATTTAGGTACACAGATCTATGGACGTCCAACGCATTACGAAGTCTTAGGATTATAACCTTATCAAATCAAATAAAACCAAGTGGAAAATAGTTCCTGTTTGCATGATAGTAAAAACTTGAAACCATATCTTCCCTTTCAATATTTGTTACCTTTTTAGCTTTACCACTAGCTCTTTTTGTATATAATCCTGTAGATTCCGTGCACTAAACCATATCTTTGCTTAAGCGTTTTAGTATTTAACTATTCCCCATTTGCTTGGAAttttggagagattactctcttGTTGGATCAAATGTTTGCTTCTTTCTACTTTAATTTAAAGGACAAATCAACTACCTCGTACACTATGATGAGGTGTAGTTTTGTTGAGGATCGAAGACAATGGATGTCAACATAATATGTTTAATTAGCTGATTGTACATTAATCAGTAAAATAACATCATGTAAAAAATTGAAACCGTATCTTCCACAACGTATATAAGTAACCTTTTCCTAGCTAGTGTGTTGTTCTTTTAATTTCTCGTAGTATAATGCTACTAGTACTACTAGTTATTTTGTAAGTAATCATATAGATTCCTAGTATAACAAATTCTTAGTGTTTAGCTGGTTCCCATTTGGTTCAGAGTACCTTTCAAGTTTGAGTTGATTGCTGCAGGTTTAAGATGTAAAATATATATACTGAGTGGCTAGTAAGCAGCAAGTTTGGCATTAAAGGGGATAGAGCATGAAATGTCATCGATTCAACCATTTAAAGATAAAAGGCAAAATATTGTTTACCTAAAAAAGGTCACTTTTAGTAGAAAGTAGTAAAATATATGCGGGTGAAGAAGCAACATTTGAGGGAGTTCGGAATTTGTAATTATGTTTAGACATGCATTTTACTTAAAAATATTGCAATTTTGCGAGAAAAAATATTGTTTTCCTGAAAAAGTGATTTCTTGAAACTCATCCTCAAAAATTAGCCTAATACATAAATAAACAATGTTTTGAAAATAAGtttcgaaaaaaagaaaaaaatattatatggaaAAACGAGTCCTTAGATCCGAGGTTCTAATCTCGCCAAAAGTCTGATACCCTTTTACCTTCGCTTTCATTATTCACGATCCATGTCAGTCAAAAAGCCTTTTTCTTAAAAATCACTATGCAAATTACTACAAAAGAAGAGACCTAATTTGTATGGATAATTAAATCTAGTGCTCCAAATTTTCTATTCTTCCCTCTTTAGACTTCAGGTTCTAGTTCTCATTTCTCTATTTAATATCCTCCTAATCTCTAGCTAATCACATAAATATATCCTTGTAGATTTGGAGACAATTCTTTTTTCCAATTTGGATTAAGATTAACTAGCGGCCCCACTTGCTGTTTGTTGTATGATCACGAAGCACCAGATCAATTTCGGAGTTAAGTTAAGCTTAGGTATATTCTTGTGGCTTGTAATTAAAGCAAGATAATCTTTGTGATATAGCAGTACTTCATATCAGTATTTTAAAGATAAAATGGTGGTAAACAGAAGGCTCGAGCTCGAAGGTGTAGAACTGACATGGTCCTTTTTGTTTTGCTCTTAGTTTTTACTATTAATATTTTTTGCTAATTAAGATAGTAAATTCTGATTAGGACAAGCTTAAGATAAGGTGATGCTTACTGCTTTTGTTAATGCTTTAGTTGCTCCTCTTTCTCTTTGTTGCTAAAATATAACCACTTTGACCGACCGTTGAAGATTGTGATGGGATGATTGAGATCCCTTTATCATTAACCAGAGGTCTCGCCATCTCGAGTTTAAATTATGAGAACGAAAAAATTTCTAGTAGGGAGGGCTTCCATATGAAATAGCCTTGCGCGATGCAATTTAATTAGTCGAGTCAGTAGTGAGTTTTAATCCCAAATggttaaacaaaaaaatatataatcagACCCTATCCAGTACTAGAACACACTTGTAAAgtattttgatattattgtcccgccattttaaaagataaagaaaaaaatctAGTTGATTTTATCTATTGGTAGGCATCAATTTATTAACAAAACTTATTCACGTGATAATCTGTTGATATGGAAGTAAAAGGATAATAGCTtgaaattttcagaaaataataataaaagaaattgaaaataaaaaaggtaCTGCGGTTGGAGCTTAAAGAAATATACCATCTCTTGCTAGTGTAAAGAGGCAACTGGGCatggataagatttcactctttttttctcaaaattattttaaagattGAACTTCAAAACAAATAGGAGTTCAAGATCTTTTGCTCTGTGGATAAGAATTACATTTGTCAATAACAACGATTCTCGTAGAAGTTTTTTAatgttagattttcttcctaGCGTGTCACGACATGATTAGGGAGTTGTGACTAGGGGCGAACtgggttggttcgatttttatcaaaatcaaaccaaaccaactatatcgattTGGATTGGATTGATTCGGTTTTGTCAGATTTTGCCGGAGTTTGAgggtttttttgttacatgagtATTATTTCaattactttgttaaattttttgataagtaaatatatgtttagtaaaaactaaaaaatttgacaaatatatgatctattaacatattcttatgggagaattttcttagtaacataagatatttattttttagtcGTGTGATAATAATTTTTTGTTGGtgtacactttcaaggttaactgaatttaataattaaacataaaaatcaatatgatacataTATAATGctatgttctatttaattttaaattataaaaataccacttcaaattcgaaaaagatataagaatttaatagatcttgacatatgaacatggaagaacaaagagattgacgcatgtcactaacacttgataagaaagtgatcatacaacccattatttaaagttaataaaaatatagccgtatatggtcgaaatagatttcggtttccgtacgtttgatcgagttcgaatggtaagcgaTCGAAGTGAGAGCTCGATACAAGTTCCGAGGATAGTACAAACAAGCCTCGAGCTCCAAGACCGATCGAGGAAtcggctcggtatcattatcgagtcCATGACCAAATCAAACCGCAAGGCAACGAGAGGGTTGTTATAGATGCATAGACCGATTGTCGCTCATCCCGAatgtcgaactcgaactcaaggccgagggctcgacccaatatCGAGTTCGAGCCGGTATCGAGCTCGCAGATaggagccgttgcaaccgcactaggggagagaatcttggcaggaatcgaggaagagacaattcatcatgggttctccactatatatttttttattataaaccaaagtaagatccctctactataaaggagGGAATCATTGTAAGCAGGAGAGGGCAGCGACACtgaaacaaaatattttcttctcaGGTTGAAAGATATCCCCTTGTGTTTACTTGACTTTATCTTGTTCGTTCTTCTTATCACTATTCTCGTTCTCATAGGCAAGAGTACACGtatttctatttctctatacgatttgtatcaaattatatcacatatccttaaaaccacacacaaatttaactctatccgatttttcggataaacagtttggcacccaccgtggggctaagaataatggtgattgtttgatataaatctccAGTACACACTAGCTTACAACTCcaaatcagcaatggctttacctatcgaccatgaagccggccttcaagataaAACCAACAAATTGGCATccggggccggaaggccactTGACGATGgcacccgaaattcgagccgaagtaccattggatgtcaattcacaaatagctctggaggcgaatcagcgttccgaaccggaaagaagtattcagggcggtactcgatctatagcccgagacacccataacgcgggggaaatcggggccagtttacgtatgatcttcgagatgttacaagctcaacaagtagcgatagctcaatTACAGATCCAAACTCGTatacaaagcaggccggattccaatcctcttcgagaaatcacccccgGAACGGAGCCTGCCATAGtaaagtcaaatgagcaagaatcgggactactcccaaaattactaaattgctcgaggaactcacaaaacgagtcgaagccaatgataaaaaagtagaaacatataattctagggtcgatcagatcccgagaGGTCCACCAACGATAAAAGGGctagattcgaaaaaattcattcaaaagccttttccctcgagtgcagccccaaaactaATCCTCAAAAatttccgtatgcccgaaatacccaaatataacggaacgactgaccccaacgaacacgtcacttCTTACATGTGTGCCGTCAAGGgtaatgatttggaagatgatgagatcgaatctgtattattgaaaaaattcggtgaaaccctatcaaagggggcaatggtatggtatcataatttaccatctaactctattgattcttttgctatgcttgcagattgcttcgtaaaagcacatgccggagccatgaaggtcgaaaccagaaagtcggacctgttcaaggtaatacaaaaggataacgagatgctaagggagtttgtatctcgttttcaaatggaacgaatgaatctgccaccagtcacagacgattgggttgttcaagatttcactcaaggtctaaacgagcggagctcgatggcttcacgacgactgaagcaaaatctgatcaagtacccagctattacttgggccgatgtgcataatcgatatcaatccaaaataagagtcgaagatgaccagttaaTTTCTAGGTCCGTTACGAAAAGAACCACCAAGCAAAAATCGACCAgagatcgataccagccatatagCGGAAATGATACTACTActgagtatccgaggcctctttaaaatcaacctcgTATACTGGGGGGCATTATCGCTGAACGCATCTGTGATGATTGTCAAGTTTGGTGCAAAGGATgttacttcgttatttcatgacaaacagTGTCTCATTAGGAAATGTTGTAAAatccaaatggtcaaaacgaaccatgcttatgtagttggcccgagccctgatgcaaaacttgaacacatgtataatgacttgcaaagaaagcccTCTTCTTTAACGATATTATATGTTCAAGATTTATTATACAAATAGGAtcaagttcgagcaagcgctCGCTCaatcattacgcctacgggctacattatttcgagttcgaataattcactcgactactaagcctacgggctatttatttcgagttcgaacaatcactcactcgaccattaagcctatgggctacatttatttcgagttcgagcaatcactcactcgaccattaagcctatgggctacatttatttcgagttcgagcaatcactcactcgatcattaagcctacgggctacatttatttcgagttcgagcaatcactcactcgaccattaagcctacgggttatatttatttcgagttcgagcaatcactcactcgaccattaagcctacgggctacatttatttcgagttcaagcaatcactcactctaccattaagcctacgggctacatttatttcgagttcgagaaatcactcactcgaccattaagcctacgagctcactcactcgaccattaagcctacgggctacatttatttcgagttcgagcaatcactcactcgaccattaagcctacgggctacatttatttcgagttcgagcaatcactcactcgaccattaagcctacgggctacttagactactaagcctacgggctacattatttcgagttcgaatcattcactcgactactaagcctacgggctacttttattccgagttcgagaaatcactcactagaccattaagcctacgggatactttgaccattacgcctacgggctatattatttcgagttcgaatcattcactcgactattaagcctacgggctacttttattttgagttcgagcaagcactcgctcgactattacgcctacgagctatattacatcgagttcgaatcattcactcaactactaagcctacgtgctacattatttcgagcaaAATTACTCATTTCTTCGAATCCAAATGAACACTTGACTATTTAAGTTGAAGGATGTTCGAGCCTGATAAAGCAAAGGGGACTACCCACAAGGCCGGAAGGCAACAAAGATTAaaattcaaactatctatttagtttgaaaggctattttacttcaaaaggaagaaaaatttatatttacaatttttttttacagaGGCGGCTACTCTGCCAAAAGAAAGTTCTTTGTACCAAA
The sequence above is drawn from the Nicotiana tabacum cultivar K326 chromosome 13, ASM71507v2, whole genome shotgun sequence genome and encodes:
- the LOC107790937 gene encoding RING-H2 finger protein ATL78-like; the encoded protein is MENFHYSRRLLLIPTTLQQYRPDTTVAPPPATRISHDTTDQPSFDANVVMVLSVLICSIICSLIVNCLIKCALRCANRVLADSSSNHTNPSVAKLANTGIKKKALNTFPVLTYTTELKHPGIDSECVICLSEFGVGEKVKVLPKCNHGFHVKCIDKWLNSHSSCPTCRHCLIETCQKIVNGGTSVTSTSAPVKEIIIGIESLQREGVISNSLS